The genomic region TAATTAGATTGCCCCATTGCTTATGGTCACAGACCAAAGGCCTGGTATTGAACAAGAGGAGGAACAATGAGGTAAGAGGCAGTGTATGGATATTTGTAAGGATGAAAATAAGGAGAACTTTTAGGTGGTGGCTGGTTCCTAGCACCACTGGGCGCAATGAGTTGCTTAAGCTGGAACTGTcgagggcttgggaaccctcAAACGGAAGATGAATTGATTGCTTTGGTTAGCAATAAAGATCCCAAAATTGTTTTCTTAATGGAAACAAAACTTGAGAAAGCTTTGATGGAAAGAATAGGGCGTAAGATGCAGTTTAATAACATTTTTGTGGTACCACATGTGAACATGGGTGGCGGTCTAGCGTTCATGGAGAGCAGAGATTAATATGGATATTCAAAAAAATTCTGACTGTCACATTGATGCTTCTATAAACCATGGAATGGATGACGCTTAACAGTTTACGGGTTTCTATGGAGATCCAGACACCGCCAGCCAGGAAAACTTCTGGTCTTTGCTCAAAGCTTTGAGTCACTGTAGCAACTATCCTTGGGTGGCTATTGGGGATTTCAATGAAATAATTTTGGCAGAAGAAAAATGAGGGGGTTTGGACAGGCCTAAAACTCAAATGCAAAATTTTAGAGATGCTTTGGACTTTTGGAGGTTAAAGGACTTGGGTTTTAATGGTTTCCCTTTCACTTGGTGTAACAGGAGACCTGTAGATCAAAATGTTTGGATTAGGCTTGATAGGGGTGTTGCAACGATTGAGTGGATCCTTCGCTTCCCCACAACTAAGATTCACCATTCTGATTATTTTCATTCAAACCATAAACCAGTGCTTCTATGCATGGATTTTGAGTTGAACCAGGTCTATAGGAAAAGTCAGCCTTTTTGAATTGAAGCTATGTGACTTAAAGACAATACCTGTGAGAGTGTGATTCGAAATTCTTGGAAACAATCTGAGTTGCTTGGGCTGGTATGGAGCTTCAACAGAAATATCTCAGCATGCCAGGACAATCTAAAGGTGTGGAATCGCAATACCTTTGGGCATGTTTGTAACACCTTGCAACAAAGCCTTAGGGAGTTGAAGTCGACTAAAGAATCAAATGAGTATAGGTCCAATCCGGGGCACATCTATGAACTTAGATCCAGAATTGAGAAGCTAAAGATTAAAGAAGAGTGCATGTGGAAGCAAAGGTCTCGAATTGATTGGTTGAAAATGGGTGacaaaaatacaaggtattTTCATTGTAGGGCTAACcaatgaaataaaagaaattatattacAGGTTTGGAGGACGATGCAGGTGCATGGTTGGAGGATGAAGGCCGAATAGGTGGTCTGATTGAAAACTATTTCAGATCATTGTTTTCCACATCCCATCCATCTGGTTTTGATGATATCCTTTGCAGCATTTAACCAACAATTTTGGAGGAAATGAATGATGTCTTGACCCGTGAGTTTACAACTAAAGAGGTACAACACGCCCTTAAGCAAATGGCTCCTACCACTGTCGCAGGACCGGATGTATGCCACCTATCTTTTATAAAACCTTTTGGAATATTGTAGGTAATGATGTGATTGAAACTGCTCTTAATGCTCTTCATTCGGGGTGTGTCCATGAATCCCTCAATGTAATATTTATCTCTCTTATCCCAAAAGTCAAAAATCCTAAAAAGGTTTCAGATTTTAGACCCATTGTCTCTGTAATGTGGTTTATAAATTGATCTCTTAGGTGGTGGTTAATCGATTGAAACAAATCCTTCCCATTATTGTGTCTAACTCTCAAAGTGCTTTCCTATCGGGGAGGCTTATCACAGATAATGTGTTGGTAGCCTTTGAGACACTTCACTACCTCAAATGTAAGACCTAAGGGAAAGTAGGTTACATGGCCTTAAAATTGGACAGGAGTAAAGCATATGATAGGGTTGAATggatttttttggagaaagtcATGATGCATTTGGGGTTTGCAGATAGCATGGTTAAACTTATTACGTCTTGCATGTCATCTGTCACTTATGTTGTTCTCCTTAATGGGCAACTTGTGGGGAACACCAAACCTTCTAGAGGTTTAAGGCAAGGTGACCCGTTATCCCGTACCTGTTCTTACTTTGTGCCCTTGGTTTGCAAAGCTTGCTCGATAAAGCTAAGGTCAATGGTGAGATTCATGGGGTTTCCATCTATCGTAATGGTCCAAGAATCTCACttgttttttgcagatgatagtgTGTTGTTTTGTAGAGCAAAGGAAGAGGAATGTCAAAAAATCATTGATTTACTATCCATTTATGAAAGAGAATTGGGgtagaaaattaaaagagataAAACTAATATCTTCTTCAATTCAAACACACCTCTTGAGGACCAGACTGTCATTAAACAGCTTCTGGGTGTGCTGGCTATTTGCCAATATGAAAAATATCTTAAGCTGCCAGCCCTTGTGGGTTGAGCCAAAAGCCAAAGTTTTGTCTATCTCAAGGAAAGGGAGTGGAAGAAGCTCCaagggtggaaggaaaaaatcCTTTCTTAGGCAGGTAGAGAAGTTCTTATAAAGTCAATCATCTAGGCCATCCTAACCTACACCATGAGTTACTTCAAACTTCCCAAGGGGCTTGTTAAGGAGTTGGAgatattaataagaaaattttggtggggataTAGTGGTGATAATAGGAAGGTTCATTGGGTAAAATGGGAGAGATTATGCGAGGCCAAGGAAGTAGGGCGTTTGGGGTTCAAAGAGATAGAGAAGTTTAATGATTCGTTGCTCGCCAAGCAAGTGTGGCGCATGATCAACAACCTGAACTCTCTTTGTCATCGTGTGTTCAAAGCTAGATTCTTCCCAAATTGTTCGATTCTAGAAGCAAAAGATTTATCCATTGGATCTTATGCGTGGAAGAGCATCCTTAACGCTCGAGATGTGATTTGAAAGGGCATGGTTTGGAAGATTGGGAATGGTCATACGGCTTGGATTAAAGAAGATAATTGGCTGCCTATTAAGTCTAGTAGAAGTATTACCTCCCCCCTTACATCTATCCTATGATGCAcagacacggacacggacacaaCACGGACACGGATACAGCGATAcggcaattttttaaaaacaaagacACGACACGGCGTGGACacgaaaattaaataattaattaaattttatatttaggcatattttttaatatttttagacataaaatacgtttatatctagaatttaaattatgtactAATTACAGATAAGTAAACTAACACCCaaagtagtacaataatacacataaaatgtttaaagcacaaactaaaaatttaaatagacTACATTcaatatcaaactaaaaacataaaacgAAATAAGCAAGacacacaaaatcaaaaatcactaaattcataataaacattataatttataagacaAGGTTGagtaaagaaggaaaaaaaaaatatatatatatatatatatatatatatacacacacacaaacacacagagTAAAGTATAACACAATGAgagggatttaaaaaaaaaaagaaaaagttttggtgttataaataataacatagcACGCCACAGTACACCAAATGAAGGGTCAGTTagcagataaaagaaaaaaaaaatcgcgaaacagagagaagaagaagagaagatcGGAAGGAACAGAGGGAGCTCACCGACTCGCCGATCGGTCTGATGTAGCTCCGGCGAGGGACAGAGGGCAGCGAGCAGAGGGAACTTGGACACCGATGGGTTTTTGGGCTGTGTGggtttctgttttgttttgtttttttttttttttcccactgcTGGCGTGTCTACCGCGTCGGAGCTGTTTcggagaagcaaaaaaaaaaaaaaaaaaaaaaaaaaaagacaccgCTCGGACACCGGAGTATGGCGAGTCACACCGGTACGTTGGCAAAAATGCCGTGTCAGTGCAACCTAGCATCTATCCAACCTGACTCCAAGGTAAGTTCATTGATTAATCAAGATCTTGGTGTTTGGAAATCAGAGATGGTTGAGAGAATTTTCCTCCCCCGTAAAGCCTTAATAATCCTTGGGATTCCACTCAGCAATAGGCTGCCCCCTGACCGACCCACATGGGGCCTAACAGCCAATGGATTGTTCACAACAAAAAGTTCTTACAAGCTGCTAGTCACCCTTGACAACTCGAACTCTACAGGCAGCTTGAATCGTGCTTCTCAGAGGAAATTCTGGAACAGATTGTGGAATTTGAGAGTGCCAAACAAGATCAAACATTTCGCGTGGAGGGCCTGCAACAATGCTCTCCCCACAATGTCCAACTTGGCTCACAGACATATTAGCACCTCTGACATATGTGAACAATGCAAGTCTGAACCCGAGGACACCATTCATGCTCTGTGGGCGTGTAAAGAGTTGGAGGGAGTTTGGAGTTCACTATCCTGGGCTCATCCTACTACTCTAGCTCGCCCTCGGAGCTTTAACGATTTATTGGATTGTTTTCTGTAGGTACTGAAGGACTATAGTAAGGAATTATTCATAATGGTGGCCTGGGCTGTGTGGAACAATCGCAATGGGCTGAAATTTGGACACCCGATGCTATCAGTGGACTGTATCAGCTCAAAGGCAGGGTCCCTGCTTCAAGAGTACCTGTCGGTGCAAGCTCTCCGTGCTGCAGCCCCCGCCAGTTGCTATTCTTCATCAATGGAGACCCCCAGAGTTCCTATTCTTCAAGGCAAATTTCGATGCAGCAGTGTTCAAGACAAGCTCGTCGGCAGGCATTGGTGTGATCATATGCAATGGCATGGGAGAAGCAATTGGAGAATTAACAATGCCAATCCCTCTAGCCAACTCAGTTGCAGCAATGGAAGCCTTGGCATGCCATAGGGCAATGTTGTTCGCTAAAGAA from Castanea sativa cultivar Marrone di Chiusa Pesio chromosome 11, ASM4071231v1 harbors:
- the LOC142616214 gene encoding uncharacterized protein LOC142616214, with protein sequence MPCQCNLASIQPDSKVSSLINQDLGVWKSEMVERIFLPRKALIILGIPLSNRLPPDRPTWGLTANGLFTTKSSYKLLVTLDNSNSTGSLNRASQRKFWNRLWNLRVPNKIKHFAWRACNNALPTMSNLAHRHISTSDICEQCKSEPEDTIHALWASQRQGPCFKSTCRCKLSVLQPPPVAILHQWRPPEFLFFKANFDAAVFKTSSSAGIGVIICNGMGEAIGELTMPIPLANSVAAMEALACHRAMLFAKEIGLTDVIFEGDSAEVIQAIIQGNSDHPDFGHIIDDIRILASDLNSFQYRHVKRNYNVVADALAKKAKNALSLAVWLEDVPDNIIHLLSFDVP